CGGCGTTCGCCCGCTCGGAGACGCTGCTGCAGATGGCGTGGGTGTTCGGCGGCGCGGTCGGCATCGTGATGCCGCTCAACGGCACGGTCGGACTGCTGGTCGGCGCCGCGTTCGTGGCCGTCGGCTGGCTGAGCACGCTGCGCGGCCTGGTCCGTTCGGCGCGCCACGGCGGCCGGGCCCGGATGGCGTGAAAGCGGCGGGCGAGGTGACGGCGGGTGACGGCCCGGACACGGCCGGGTTGTCGCGGACACGACTGGCGTAACGAACCGGGCACGCCGCACCCCACGTGGCCGGACGGCTCCGGGCGCCCGATAGCCTTCGGCCATGACCACGCTGCAATCCGTTGTGCGACGCCGCCGCGCCGTCGCCGCCGCCGGCGCCGTTTCCGCCGGACTGCTCGTCCTGTCGGGCTGCTCCAAGCCGACCCCCGTCGCGTCGCTCACCGTCGGCGGGAACACGGTCCACTCCGAGGCCCTCTGCTACAACGACGGCAAGAACCTGACCGCCGCCTCGCTGAAGACCTGCGCCAAGAAGGTCGACGAGGCCAAGGCGATCTCGCTCAGCGACGTCGACACCCTGCGCATCGGCGTCGACCCGAAGATCGCGGACGCCGGGTGGGCCGTGCTGATCAACGGTCAGCCGTTCATCAACTACAACACCTCGACGTACCGCACGCTGCCGAGCGACGCGTTCTTC
This Streptomyces misionensis DNA region includes the following protein-coding sequences:
- a CDS encoding DUF2771 domain-containing protein, with amino-acid sequence MTTLQSVVRRRRAVAAAGAVSAGLLVLSGCSKPTPVASLTVGGNTVHSEALCYNDGKNLTAASLKTCAKKVDEAKAISLSDVDTLRIGVDPKIADAGWAVLINGQPFINYNTSTYRTLPSDAFFNSRYNTGGDTNSVVIQMGSKATQGVWSFKVKKKA